In Cryptomeria japonica chromosome 10, Sugi_1.0, whole genome shotgun sequence, a genomic segment contains:
- the LOC131041785 gene encoding short-chain dehydrogenase reductase 2a-like, with amino-acid sequence MACTQRRLEGKVAIITGGASGIGEACVRLFTKHGAKVIIADISDEAGEKLAQALSPWATFIHCDVSKEADVSAAVDLAMQKHGQLDIMFNNAGTADAQKGTVAEYDCKQFEIVMNVNAKGVLHGMKHAARVMIPAQKGCIISTASVAAVLGGGMSYAYTAAKHAVVGLSKSGAAELGKFGIRVNCVSPSIIATHMAVKLMEENGSSGEGKGRAMVEEWANSVGNLKGVTLKEEDIAGAALYLASDEASYVSGLNLVVDGGFTVVG; translated from the exons ATGGCTTGTACACAGagaag ATTGGAAGGCAAAGTGGCAATAATCACAGGCGGGGCGTCAGGCATTGGAGAAGCCTGTGTCCGGCTCTTCACAAAACACGGAGCCAAAGTGATAATCGCCGACATTTCAGACGAAGCAGGGGAAAAACTGGCACAAGCTCTGTCTCCATGGGCGACTTTCATCCACTGCGATGTGAGCAAAGAGGCGGATGTTAGTGCTGCCGTAGATTTGGCCATGCAAAAACACGGGCAACTGGACATCATGTTCAACAATGCCGGCACAGCAGATGCCCAGAAAGGGACCGTTGCAGAGTACGATTGCAAACAATTCGAGATTGTTATGAACGTAAATGCAAAGGGAGTTTTGCATGGGATGAAGCATGCAGCCCGAGTGATGATCCCAGCTCAAAAGGGCTGCATAATTTCCACGGCCAGCGTTGCAGCAGTTTTGGGCGGCGGCATGTCTTATGCTTACACTGCTGCTAAACATGCTGTTGTTGGGTTGTCCAAAAGTGGCGCTGCTGAGCTGGGGAAGTTTGGAATCAGAGTGAATTGTGTGTCACCTTCTATCATTGCCACTCATATGGCAGTCAAGCTTATGGAAGAGAATGGTTCTTCAGGGGAGGGGAAGGGCAGGGCCATGGTGGAAGAGTGGGCTAATAGTGTTGGGAACTTAAAGGGGGTTACTCTTAAAGAGGAAGATATTGCAGGGGCTGCTCTGTATTTGGCCAGTGATGAAGCAAGTTATGTGAGTGGTCTTAATCTTGTTGTGGATGGTGGATTCACTGTTGTAGGCTAA
- the LOC131859564 gene encoding short-chain dehydrogenase reductase 2a-like, which yields MACKQRRLEGKVAIITGGASGIGEACVRLFTKHGAKVIIADISDEAGKKLAEALSPWATFIHCDVSKESDVSAAVDLTMQKHGQLDIMFNNAGTADAQKGTVAEYDCKQFEIVMNVNAKGVLHGMKHAARVMIPAQKGCIISTASVAAVLGGGMSYAYTAAKHAVVGLSKSGAAELGKFGIRVNCVSPSIIATHMAVKLMEENGSSGEGKGRAMVEEWANSVGNLKGVTLKEEDIAEAALYLASDEARYVSGLNLVVDGGFTVVG from the exons ATGGCTTGTAAACAGagaag ATTGGAAGGCAAAGTGGCAATAATCACAGGCGGAGCGTCAGGCATTGGAGAAGCCTGTGTCCGGCTCTTCACAAAACACGGAGCCAAAGTGATAATCGCCGACATTTCAGACGAAGCAGGGAAAAAACTGGCAGAAGCTCTGTCTCCATGGGCGACCTTCATCCACTGCGATGTGAGCAAAGAGTCAGACGTTAGTGCTGCCGTAGATTTGACCATGCAAAAACACGGGCAACTGGACATCATGTTCAACAATGCCGGCACGGCAGATGCCCAGAAAGGGACCGTTGCAGAGTACGATTGCAAACAATTCGAGATTGTTATGAACGTAAATGCAAAGGGAGTTTTGCATGGGATGAAGCATGCAGCCAGAGTGATGATCCCAGCTCAGAAGGGCTGCATAATTTCCACGGCCAGCGTTGCAGCGGTTTTGGGCGGCGGCATGTCTTATGCTTACACTGCCGCTAAACATGCTGTTGTTGGGTTGTCCAAAAGTGGTGCTGCTGAGCTGGGGAAGTTTGGAATCAGAGTGAATTGTGTGTCACCTTCTATCATTGCCACTCATATGGCAGTCAAGCTTATGGAAGAGAATGGTTCTTCAGGGGAGGGGAAGGGCAGGGCCATGGTGGAAGAGTGGGCTAATAGTGTTGGGAACTTAAAGGGGGTTACTCTTAAAGAGGAAGATATTGCAGAGGCTGCTCTGTATTTGGCCAGTGATGAAGCAAGGTATGTGAGTGGTCTTAATCTTGTTGTGGACGGTGGATTCACTGTTGTAGGCTAA
- the LOC131041787 gene encoding GDSL esterase/lipase At2g04570, which yields MATVSARWPTLIITVCLVLCIQSIAANKTSVPALLVFGDSTSDPGNNNYIHTVLKSNFPPYGRDFIDHHATGRFCNGRLATDFIAEGLGVKKTVPPYLHPNLSPQDLVTGVSFASAGTGYDNLTASILNVIPMWKEIEYFKEYQLLLKQMFGEQRASNVINKALYLISTGSNDFIENFLQIPIRRLQFSPSEYVDFLIDIADSFIKELYSLGARRILVAGLPPIGCLPLLRTMNVLGLGQCMEEYNDIALHYNGELQTTIENLSHKLPGLVTVYGDIYKITYEAIFNPTKYGFEEVAKACCGSGTIEVGYLCNELIPSCRDASTFVFWDSVHPTERLYKMVANNLLQSLIPRLL from the exons ATGGCCACAGTATCTGCTAGATGGCCAACTTTAATAATAACAGTGTGTTTGGTACTTTGTATTCAGTCAATTGCAGCAAATAAAACATCAGTACCAGCCCTTCTGGTCTTTGGGGACTCCACCTCTGACCCAGGCAATAACAACTATATTCACACAGTTCTCAAGAGTAATTTTCCTCCATACGGAAGGGACTTCATTGATCATCATGCTACAGGCCGCTTCTGCAATGGAAGGCTGGCTACAGACTTTATTG CTGAGGGACTCGGAGTTAAGAAGACAGTGCCTCCATACTTGCATCCTAATCTCAGCCCTCAAGACTTGGTGACTGGTGTGAGCTTTGCATCTGCAGGGACTGGATATGACAATCTGACAGCATCTATTTTG AATGTTATACCCATGTGGAAAGAAATAGAGTATTTCAAGGAGTACCAATTacttttgaaacaaatgtttggTGAACAGAGAGCATCAAACGTTATAAACAAAGCCCTATATCTCATCAGTACAGGATCCAATGATTTCATAGAGAATTTCCTACAAATTCCCATCCGTAGGTTACAATTCAGTCCTTCAGAGTATGTGGATTTTCTCATTGACATAGCAGACAGCTTCATTAAG GAGCTTTATAGCCTTGGGGCTAGAAGGATTCTGGTAGCCGGCCTTCCACCCATAGGTTGCTTGCCTTTGTTAAGAACCATGAATGTATTGGGGCTTGGCCAATGTATGGAGGAATACAATGATATTGCTCTCCACTATAATGGAGAGCTCCAAACGACCATTGAAAACCTGAGCCATAAGCTTCCAGGTCTTGTAACTGTGTATGGTGATATCTACAAAATTACTTATGAAGCTATATTCAATCCTACCAAATATG GATTTGAGGAAGTAGCAAAAGCTTGCTGTGGATCGGGGACAATTGAAGTGGGATATCTGTGCAACGAATTGATACCGTCTTGCAGGGATGCATCCACCTTTGTGTTTTGGGACTCTGTTCATCCAACCGAAAGGCTATATAAGATGGTTGCAAATAATCTACTCCAAAGTCTCATTCCAAGGCTACTTTAG